A section of the Leptospira kobayashii genome encodes:
- a CDS encoding LIC20211 family lipoprotein: protein MKKTSLLLGLFASCLFFTNCASSTVGIASSNRPLPNIPYETIKSVEKNFSWFSFDIGIIGIPTSIPPADNVIQSLMEGEDADAVVNIRYWNDKSVYGPVTRHRFGIKGDLVKFTSQTPSATTKGKK, encoded by the coding sequence ATGAAAAAAACCTCTCTACTACTCGGCTTATTTGCCTCTTGTTTGTTTTTCACAAATTGTGCATCCTCCACCGTAGGAATCGCTTCAAGCAATCGCCCGTTACCGAATATCCCTTATGAAACTATTAAATCCGTAGAGAAAAATTTTTCATGGTTTTCATTTGATATCGGAATCATTGGAATCCCTACTTCCATCCCTCCTGCGGATAATGTGATCCAATCTCTTATGGAAGGAGAGGACGCCGACGCAGTTGTGAATATCCGCTACTGGAATGACAAATCCGTTTACGGACCCGTGACAAGACATCGCTTCGGAATCAAAGGAGATTTGGTGAAATTCACATCGCAAACTCCTTCTGCCACAACGAAAGGCAAAAAATAG
- a CDS encoding LytR/AlgR family response regulator transcription factor, with protein sequence MGEELSYSVLIIEDEYPARMLMMDYVLGCPELKLAGIAEDGDKAFKLLEEKEFDLVFLDINLPAKSGIEILKSVRKPKTFFILTTAYSEYAVEAFDLEALDYLLKPFSFLRFRKSVDKALKYWKETPSAKEDSDSNDHLTFTSESATHLLSYNEIHFISANNKSSVIHTNAKDYETPKLLKDLEEKLPSKLFIRIHKGYLVNIKYITNLRYDKGGAYLVQLKNEDETVLPVGRSFAGQLKETLGL encoded by the coding sequence ATGGGCGAGGAATTATCCTATTCGGTTTTAATCATAGAAGATGAATACCCTGCCCGTATGTTGATGATGGATTATGTGCTGGGTTGTCCCGAACTCAAACTGGCAGGCATTGCCGAAGACGGAGACAAAGCTTTCAAACTTTTGGAAGAAAAAGAATTCGATTTGGTTTTTTTAGATATCAACTTACCTGCAAAATCAGGAATCGAAATTTTAAAATCAGTCAGAAAACCTAAAACCTTTTTCATATTAACGACTGCTTATAGCGAATATGCCGTCGAAGCTTTCGATCTGGAAGCACTTGATTATCTATTGAAACCATTCTCCTTTCTCAGGTTCAGAAAATCCGTAGATAAGGCTTTGAAATACTGGAAGGAAACACCTTCCGCCAAAGAAGACTCCGATTCGAATGACCACCTAACATTTACGTCAGAATCGGCGACTCATTTGTTGTCTTATAACGAAATTCATTTCATATCCGCAAATAACAAATCTTCCGTCATTCATACGAATGCAAAGGATTATGAAACCCCCAAGTTATTGAAAGATTTGGAAGAAAAATTACCATCGAAACTATTTATACGAATTCACAAAGGATACCTTGTGAATATAAAATATATTACAAATTTGAGATATGATAAAGGAGGGGCCTACCTAGTACAGTTGAAAAACGAAGACGAAACCGTTCTCCCGGTTGGTCGCTCATTCGCGGGACAACTGAAAGAGACCCTCGGATTGTGA